One Mycobacteriales bacterium genomic window carries:
- a CDS encoding DUF3662 and FHA domain-containing protein: MGVLQRFEQRLEGLVGGTFARLFKGQVEPVEVAKALQREAEDKKAILGANRVLVPNRYTVELGPADHDRLSPWAGQLTRTLAEMVQEYVDDEGWSAYGDIEVAFARNDALRTGVFRVSSDVDVDVGPRRRPHDSLSMPAVPSESPSQPAGTPRSAPGPAPTQAVPPVPAQTPAAATAAPRRPTPSPVLIVDDSGRRFPVRPGSTLIGRGQDADIRLADTGVSRRHAVVRYDGQAVLIEDLGSTNGTLVNGQRVRTSRLQQGDVIRAGHSVIVFRIEPS, encoded by the coding sequence GTGGGTGTGCTGCAGCGCTTCGAGCAACGGCTCGAAGGCCTCGTGGGTGGCACCTTCGCGCGCCTGTTCAAGGGCCAGGTCGAGCCGGTCGAGGTCGCGAAGGCGCTCCAGCGTGAGGCCGAGGACAAGAAGGCCATCCTCGGCGCCAACCGGGTCCTCGTGCCCAACCGCTACACCGTCGAGCTCGGCCCGGCCGATCACGACCGGCTCTCCCCATGGGCCGGGCAGCTGACCCGCACCCTCGCCGAGATGGTCCAGGAGTACGTCGACGACGAGGGCTGGTCGGCCTACGGCGACATCGAGGTGGCCTTCGCCCGCAACGATGCGCTGCGCACCGGGGTGTTCCGCGTGAGCAGCGACGTCGACGTCGACGTCGGCCCCCGCCGGCGTCCGCACGACTCACTCTCCATGCCGGCCGTGCCGAGCGAATCCCCGAGCCAGCCCGCCGGCACGCCGCGCAGCGCACCCGGTCCGGCACCCACCCAGGCCGTGCCGCCCGTGCCGGCCCAGACACCGGCCGCGGCGACCGCCGCTCCCCGCCGGCCGACCCCGTCGCCCGTGCTGATCGTCGATGACTCCGGCCGGCGGTTTCCGGTGCGGCCCGGCTCGACCCTCATCGGCCGCGGGCAGGACGCCGACATCCGGCTCGCCGACACCGGCGTCTCCCGCCGCCACGCGGTGGTCCGGTACGACGGCCAGGCGGTGCTGATCGAGGACCTCGGCTCCACCAACGGGACGCTGGTCAACGGCCAGCGGGTGCGCACCTCCCGGCTCCAGCAGGGCGACGTGATCCGGGCCGGTCACAGCGTCATCGTCTTCCGGATCGAACCGTCGTGA
- a CDS encoding FHA domain-containing protein: MNAPIVIQAMRFGFLVLLWLFVYAALRVVRSDVFGHSRPRPAPSTARTTQASKAKPKKRGRAARQLIVTAGSLQGTKIRLDEQPVTIGRANDSTLVLTDDYTSSRHARLTARDNDWYVEDLGSTNGTYLDRTKVAGPTLVRPGVPIRIGKTVLELRS, from the coding sequence ATGAACGCCCCCATCGTCATCCAGGCCATGCGCTTCGGCTTCCTCGTGCTGCTCTGGCTCTTCGTCTACGCGGCACTGCGGGTGGTCCGGTCCGACGTCTTCGGCCACTCCCGGCCGCGGCCGGCACCGAGTACGGCGCGGACGACGCAGGCCAGCAAGGCCAAGCCGAAGAAGCGCGGGCGGGCCGCGCGCCAGCTCATCGTGACGGCCGGTTCGCTGCAGGGCACCAAGATCCGCCTCGACGAGCAGCCGGTCACGATCGGGCGTGCCAACGACTCCACCCTGGTCCTGACCGACGACTACACGAGTTCCCGGCACGCCCGGCTCACCGCCCGCGACAACGACTGGTACGTCGAGGATCTCGGCTCGACCAACGGCACCTACCTCGACCGGACGAAGGTGGCCGGGCCGACCCTGGTGCGCCCCGGCGTACCGATCCGGATCGGCAAAACGGTCCTCGAGTTGCGCTCATGA
- a CDS encoding protein phosphatase 2C domain-containing protein, whose protein sequence is MTLALRYAVRSDRGLTRSNNEDSVYAGPRLLAVADGMGGHVGGAEASRTVIAAITPLDDDNPHGDLISQLRDAVDGANADLRQVVAAKPELDGMGTTLTAILFAGSRLGLVHVGDSRGYLLRGDQLAPITRDHTFVQSLVDEGRLTAEEASTHPQRSLILQALTGREVEPDLSIREARLGDRYLICSDGLSDVVSAETMVEALRIEDPHGAADRLVELALRGGGPDNITCIVADVIDVEYGDDEPVVDGAAGTGGRRRPLRPDSAAARAAMTEAAAAPPDDDGPSGPDDDADDEDEPPRRSRARRRVVIGLAVLIVLAGGLFGFYRWTQTQYFVGVQGNRVAVYRGLHVSLAGLRLYHRVDTSALRRQDLVPVARNQVDSGISADSRGQADAILANLVSNQTLPPCPKPTPSPTPTPRPTPSARSTKHTPPARSGRPTPKSTPTRTPSPSPAVPLPTQVRGRDCR, encoded by the coding sequence GTGACCCTGGCACTGCGATACGCGGTGCGGTCCGATCGCGGCCTCACCCGCAGCAACAACGAGGATTCGGTCTACGCCGGTCCGCGGCTGCTCGCCGTGGCCGACGGCATGGGCGGCCACGTCGGCGGGGCGGAGGCGAGCCGCACGGTGATCGCGGCGATCACCCCGCTGGACGACGACAACCCGCACGGCGATCTCATCTCGCAGCTGCGCGATGCGGTCGACGGCGCCAACGCCGACCTGCGCCAGGTCGTCGCGGCGAAGCCCGAGCTCGACGGCATGGGCACCACCTTGACCGCCATCCTCTTCGCCGGCAGCCGTCTCGGTCTGGTGCACGTCGGCGACTCCCGCGGCTATCTGCTGCGCGGCGACCAGCTCGCGCCCATCACCCGCGACCACACGTTCGTGCAGTCGCTGGTCGACGAGGGCCGGCTCACGGCCGAGGAGGCGAGCACCCACCCGCAGCGCTCACTCATCCTGCAGGCCCTGACCGGCCGCGAGGTGGAGCCCGACCTGTCCATCCGCGAGGCCCGCCTCGGCGACCGCTACCTGATCTGCAGCGACGGCCTGTCCGACGTCGTCTCGGCCGAGACCATGGTCGAGGCGCTGCGGATCGAAGACCCGCATGGGGCCGCCGACCGGCTGGTCGAGCTCGCCCTGCGCGGCGGCGGCCCCGACAACATCACCTGCATCGTGGCCGACGTGATCGACGTCGAGTACGGCGACGACGAGCCGGTCGTCGACGGCGCGGCCGGCACCGGCGGACGCCGACGCCCACTGAGGCCCGACAGCGCAGCGGCGCGGGCCGCGATGACCGAGGCGGCGGCCGCCCCGCCGGACGACGACGGGCCCTCGGGTCCGGACGACGACGCGGACGACGAAGATGAGCCGCCGCGCCGGAGTCGCGCCCGGCGCAGGGTCGTGATCGGCTTGGCCGTGCTCATCGTCCTCGCCGGAGGCCTCTTCGGCTTCTACCGGTGGACCCAGACGCAGTATTTCGTCGGCGTGCAGGGCAACCGGGTCGCGGTCTACCGCGGTCTGCACGTCTCGCTCGCCGGGCTGCGGCTCTACCACCGGGTGGACACCAGCGCCCTGCGCCGCCAGGACCTGGTGCCGGTGGCCCGCAACCAGGTCGACAGTGGCATCAGCGCCGACAGTCGCGGGCAGGCCGACGCGATCCTCGCCAACCTGGTCAGCAACCAGACGCTCCCGCCCTGTCCGAAGCCGACCCCGAGTCCCACACCCACGCCGCGGCCGACACCGAGCGCGCGGTCCACCAAGCACACCCCGCCGGCCCGGTCGGGCCGACCCACCCCGAAGTCGACACCGACCCGCACCCCCTCGCCCAGCCCCGCGGTGCCGCTCCCCACCCAGGTGCGCGGGAGGGATTGCCGATGA
- a CDS encoding FtsW/RodA/SpoVE family cell cycle protein → MTTAIRQVPQRRGVELAMLLFAVLAVVAADAIVDENTRGHLEKDIVYYGVGFAVIWLIAHVVVRLVAPYADPLLLPAVALLNGLGLVLIHRLDFAAEEQARQSGQPVPSSDARLQIVWTCIGLALFILVLVVVRNHRVLSRYAYTLALAGLLLLVLPAVLPARFSEVNGARVWIRVAGFSIQPGEFAKLTLIIFFASYLVAKRDVLSLASRRVLGIDLPRGRDLGPVLVGWVISLLILVRENDLGQSLLLFGLFVVMLYVATERTSWLLIGIVLFVGGAYTAYIAFAHVQERVEIWLHPFKYQADQGYQIVQALFGLGTGGLFGTGLGAGRPETVPFAATDFIVSTVGEELGMFGLVAILVLYAVISIRGFRIGLAVRDPFGKLLATGLAFSFGLQVFIIVGGVTKLIPLTGLTTPFLSYGGSSLVANFALIALLLRISDAARRPGSEPAPRTPTAEAATEVVRR, encoded by the coding sequence ATGACCACGGCGATCCGCCAGGTGCCCCAGCGGCGCGGGGTCGAGTTGGCGATGCTGCTCTTCGCGGTCCTCGCCGTCGTGGCCGCCGACGCGATCGTGGATGAAAACACCCGGGGCCACCTCGAGAAGGACATCGTCTATTACGGCGTCGGGTTCGCGGTCATCTGGCTGATCGCCCACGTCGTGGTGCGCCTCGTCGCGCCGTACGCCGATCCGTTGCTGCTGCCCGCCGTCGCGCTGCTCAACGGTCTGGGTCTGGTGCTCATCCACCGGCTCGACTTCGCTGCCGAGGAGCAGGCGAGGCAGAGTGGTCAGCCGGTGCCGTCGTCGGACGCCCGGCTGCAGATCGTGTGGACCTGCATCGGATTGGCGTTGTTCATCCTCGTCCTGGTCGTCGTCCGCAACCACCGGGTGCTCTCCCGCTACGCCTACACCCTGGCCCTGGCCGGCCTCCTGCTTCTGGTGCTGCCCGCCGTGCTGCCGGCCCGGTTCAGCGAAGTCAACGGCGCCCGGGTCTGGATCCGGGTGGCCGGCTTCTCGATCCAGCCGGGCGAGTTCGCCAAGCTGACGTTGATCATCTTCTTCGCCAGCTACCTCGTGGCCAAACGCGACGTGCTGTCCCTGGCCAGCCGCCGGGTCCTCGGCATCGACCTGCCGCGCGGCCGCGACCTCGGCCCGGTCCTGGTCGGCTGGGTGATCAGCCTGCTGATCCTGGTGCGGGAAAACGACCTGGGTCAGTCACTGCTGCTCTTCGGCCTGTTCGTCGTGATGCTCTACGTCGCCACCGAACGCACCTCCTGGCTGCTGATCGGTATCGTGCTGTTCGTCGGCGGCGCCTACACGGCGTACATCGCATTCGCACACGTGCAGGAGCGGGTCGAGATCTGGCTGCACCCGTTCAAGTACCAGGCCGACCAGGGCTACCAGATCGTGCAGGCGTTGTTCGGTCTGGGCACCGGCGGTCTCTTCGGGACCGGTCTGGGTGCCGGACGTCCGGAGACCGTGCCGTTCGCGGCGACCGACTTCATCGTGTCCACGGTCGGAGAGGAGCTCGGGATGTTCGGCCTGGTCGCGATCCTGGTGCTCTACGCCGTGATCTCGATCCGCGGCTTCCGGATCGGCCTCGCCGTGCGCGACCCGTTCGGCAAGCTGCTCGCCACCGGGCTGGCCTTCTCCTTCGGCCTGCAGGTCTTCATCATCGTCGGCGGGGTCACCAAGCTGATCCCGCTCACCGGCCTGACGACCCCGTTCCTCTCCTACGGCGGGTCGTCGCTGGTGGCCAACTTCGCGCTCATCGCCCTGCTGCTGCGCATCTCCGACGCGGCCCGCCGGCCCGGGTCCGAGCCGGCCCCGCGGACGCCGACCGCGGAGGCGGCGACCGAGGTGGTGCGTCGATGA
- a CDS encoding RecQ family ATP-dependent DNA helicase — protein MPVHSSTASRPQAETLLRALAGDDATLRSDQWTAIEALVADRRRALVVQRTGWGKSAVYFVATGLLRDAGAGPTVIISPLLALMRNQIAAAERAGIHAATINSTNTEQWHETYDAVRRGDIDVLLLSPERLNNPDFRDNVLPQLAATCGLLVVDEAHCISDWGHDFRPDFRRLRTLLTELPDGIPVLATTATANSRVVDDVADVLGLGQEDADVLVLRGALDRESLRLAVLDLPDEPTRLAWLADHLGELPGSGIIYTLTVAASQEVADQLRGHGYDVAAYSGQTEQTERLAAEDDLVNNRVKALVATSALGMGFDKPDLGFVIHLGAPASPIAYYQQVGRAGRGVASADVILLPGHEDQAIWDYFASAGFPQEGQVRVALSALADAGGPLSTAALETYVDLSRTRLETMLKVLDVDGAVRRVRGGWEPTGETWQYDADRYAKVAQVRRDEQAAMRAYLRTDRCRMLFLREQLDDPYAQACGRCDNCGGIALPTGVTDVTVQAAADRLARPGVTIDPRRQWPTAMTALGIDLKGKIPAEETTEPGRAVARFTDLGYGPRVRDALAADRPDGDLSADLLGAAVQVLAAWGWEERPAAVVGVGSHTRPQLVASLAGRIAEIGRLPYLGTVAHVGASAPTRSNSAQRLRAVHDAYELPDDLARAVGGLDGAPVLLVDDYRSTGWTLAVIARQLRRAGAGRVYPLVLGVEG, from the coding sequence ATGCCGGTTCACAGCAGCACTGCGTCGCGACCTCAGGCCGAGACGCTGCTGCGGGCGCTTGCAGGCGACGACGCGACGCTGCGGTCCGACCAGTGGACCGCGATCGAGGCGCTGGTCGCGGACCGCCGGCGGGCGCTGGTCGTGCAGCGCACCGGATGGGGCAAGAGCGCCGTCTACTTCGTGGCGACCGGGCTCCTTCGCGACGCCGGCGCCGGACCGACCGTGATCATCAGCCCGTTGCTGGCGCTGATGCGTAACCAGATCGCGGCGGCCGAGCGGGCCGGAATCCACGCCGCGACGATCAACTCGACCAACACCGAGCAGTGGCACGAGACCTACGACGCCGTACGCCGCGGCGACATCGACGTGCTGCTGCTGTCCCCCGAGCGGCTGAACAACCCGGATTTCCGGGACAACGTGCTCCCGCAGCTGGCCGCCACCTGCGGGCTCCTGGTCGTCGACGAGGCACACTGCATCAGCGACTGGGGGCATGACTTCCGTCCCGACTTCCGGCGGCTGCGCACCCTGCTGACCGAGCTCCCGGACGGCATCCCGGTGCTCGCGACGACCGCGACGGCCAACAGCCGGGTCGTCGACGACGTCGCCGACGTGCTCGGCCTCGGCCAGGAGGACGCCGATGTGCTCGTGCTGCGCGGCGCGCTCGACCGCGAGTCGCTGCGCCTCGCGGTGCTCGACCTGCCCGACGAGCCGACCCGGCTGGCCTGGCTGGCCGATCACTTGGGCGAGCTGCCGGGATCCGGGATCATCTACACGCTGACCGTCGCCGCGTCGCAGGAGGTCGCCGACCAGTTGCGCGGCCACGGCTACGACGTCGCCGCCTACTCGGGGCAGACCGAGCAGACCGAGCGGCTGGCCGCCGAGGACGACCTCGTCAACAACCGGGTCAAGGCGCTCGTCGCCACGTCCGCGCTGGGGATGGGCTTCGACAAGCCCGACCTCGGATTCGTCATCCACCTCGGCGCGCCCGCATCGCCGATCGCCTACTACCAGCAGGTCGGCCGGGCCGGCCGGGGTGTGGCCAGCGCCGACGTGATCCTGCTGCCGGGCCACGAGGACCAGGCGATCTGGGACTACTTCGCCTCGGCCGGCTTCCCGCAGGAGGGTCAGGTACGCGTCGCCCTCTCCGCGCTCGCCGACGCCGGCGGGCCGCTTTCGACCGCCGCGCTGGAGACCTACGTCGACCTATCGCGGACGCGGCTCGAGACGATGTTGAAGGTGCTCGACGTCGATGGTGCGGTCCGCCGGGTGCGTGGCGGCTGGGAGCCGACCGGAGAGACCTGGCAATACGACGCCGATCGCTACGCGAAGGTGGCGCAGGTCCGCCGGGACGAACAGGCCGCGATGCGCGCCTACCTGCGTACCGACCGGTGCCGGATGCTCTTCCTGCGTGAGCAGTTGGACGACCCCTACGCGCAGGCGTGTGGGCGGTGCGACAACTGTGGCGGGATCGCGCTCCCCACCGGCGTCACCGACGTCACGGTGCAGGCCGCGGCCGACCGGCTGGCCCGCCCGGGCGTCACGATCGACCCGCGACGGCAATGGCCGACGGCCATGACGGCCCTGGGGATCGACCTCAAGGGCAAGATCCCGGCCGAGGAGACGACCGAACCGGGCCGCGCAGTCGCCCGCTTCACCGATCTCGGCTACGGCCCCCGGGTCCGCGACGCCCTCGCCGCCGACCGTCCCGACGGCGACCTGTCCGCGGACCTGCTCGGCGCGGCGGTGCAGGTGCTCGCCGCCTGGGGATGGGAGGAGCGCCCGGCCGCGGTCGTCGGCGTCGGCTCGCACACCCGGCCCCAGCTCGTCGCGAGCCTCGCCGGCCGGATCGCCGAGATCGGCCGGCTGCCGTACCTCGGCACCGTCGCGCATGTCGGTGCCTCCGCGCCGACCCGGTCCAACAGCGCGCAGAGGCTACGTGCCGTCCACGACGCCTACGAGCTGCCCGACGATCTGGCGCGCGCGGTCGGTGGTCTCGACGGCGCGCCGGTCCTGCTCGTGGACGACTACCGATCCACCGGCTGGACGCTCGCGGTGATCGCCCGGCAGTTACGGCGCGCCGGCGCCGGGCGGGTCTATCCGCTCGTGCTCGGCGTCGAAGGCTGA